The DNA window ctttttttttgggggggttACGGTTGGGACTTGGGAGTATATTAAGCTACACAGTTTCTTTCTCattctttaattttgtttaattgggTTGGTATAGTTTATTAGCAAATTGAATTTATTGTATTGGAATTTTACATACCGCCTAATTTCGGTGATGACCGAGAGTTTTCTATGTTGGGAACTTTGGTGTTTAATTGATAAATCCGTTTGATTATATGTGAACGAAGGATAAATCGAGCacacacttaggatgcatgcattgttaaatttattattttgcaaagtctaatttttgcatatcatgatattttaaaaatggtgAACTTGTGCACGTTGTTGCGGTTGGAACAGAAAGAGATTAGGGAGTTAAGCTgttgaggtggactttctttttatataaggactatgtcctaaatactttttatgtgaaaggaggtggaaagtgtttgtcttgccatgttttgtttttgaatgaacctatctgaagtggctttgCCATATATGGTTAAtcaaattcgggtcccagtagggccgcaaaccctgctcggactagtgtacaccctgtagatcgtgtgctatctctttggagttggccggtctagtgacttggttcgtggccacattccttgtcatgtatgttcagatatggtgatgGTGAATGTGGATGGAAAATGGTTGGCCAACCGAACTtgtgaaatatatgtttttgtgTACTTGagttcttttaattaaaaccccCAAGGTCACTTGATTATGGCTTGGCAAACTATGTTTtagcatgtgtccactgagtgcatcaagtactcagccctgcatattgtttttcttactgtgcagattgagcggcgatggacgtggaggatgttgagcagagtTCATGGATTGTTTTGTCATGATTAATAATTGTTGGATTTATCGTGTCTTCATACTCAGCACTTTCCgtgtcttgaacgcttccgctaagAGTCCTTTTCTTTAAAATTGTTTATTCGTGGAGAGTATAACTCATCtgaaaattgtttattttcCATTCTTAATTTACTTAGAGTTGGTATTATTGTTAGGATAATATTATGACGTTTTCAAAGTTAATCCAGTTATTAAATTTTTGGTCAAATGtgtatgttttttttcctttcttccccgcttctttaatcctcccatagtcgcgatcaaccgtgttttctatccttacaAAATGTGGGCGTGACAATTCTTtacctataaaatgatatatccATATACATCAAACAATGTAATGTCTTTTTTTGTCATGATATAAATTACAATAAATTATTTCTATAATAGTATCCTTGACTATAGAAGAATTTTCTGATAATTTGATATTAAACCACTATAAATACGATGGCAAACACACACTTTCTAGATATTAGAATGAAaataaatgtgcaaaataaaacaaaaatagtaACATGGACTAAACGAGAACAATGATCATGCATAATGATAACATaaagtatgtatgtatttaaacatttttcttacaataaaatatattttgcaaTCTCAATTAACAACGACATATGCAAGTGGGAACAAGGGATACAATAAAAACACAAAAGATTCTTATTTTCAGTACTCGTTTATATAAAGAATTGGAATACACTGACAACACATTAAGAATTTGTGCTCCTTTTATTTTTGTACATGCATTTTCTTTCTGTTAGGTACTTAATTATTTGCgctcatattttttttcctagATAATAAGCCGTTTACGTGCTGTTACGTGCCACGTGGAAACACAGGGTTGAAAGTATGTTGTGACTCTAATTGAGGATGCGACCTAGTGCTCCCCCGTTATATTGATTATATCTTTTCgtaattattttcattattaaccagaatatttatatttgataaaTTTCTTATGCAGGGTTTTACATTGGATGCAAATCCCATATCACcttatagtagtatttatttttattagaatATATTGTGCAAATAATGATAATAGTAAGAGAGTGAAAATTTGTTAAATTGGAAAGAGTACGTGCATTATGCTcgcaccattttcacaaaaagcATTCCTTTATTTGTGAATCATTCTGCCTAGCTATTTCCATTTTTCAGTGAAAAACTCAATGAATTTCCTTTGACGATCTCTACATTTATGCAATAGATTCCCAataaatatatttcaatttaaagcgtaataatatttcatttcattaaGAAGGATCTCATTACCATATATCGAATATAGTACTAGCATTTATGTAAAGGATTTCGATTATAAATAGACCCATTCAAATCAAATAATACACAAAAATCGAAACTCACGTACAAAAGAGCAATAGTAAAGAGCCAAAAAAAGATGTCTTATTCTACCATAATATTTTTGTCTCTTGCCTTGTTAAGCCAATGCCATGCTGATTTGATAGCTGATTTGTGCACCAAATCCAACAATCCCTCCATATGCAACCAAGCACTGAGATCTGACCCTCGATCAAAGGGTGCTGATGCTCGAGGCTTGGCTAGGATCGCGCTTGACAATTCCTTGTCCGCCACACAAACCTCCATCAACGTAGCGAAGTCAGTGTCCAGCCCTAGCAACAAAGATAAAATCGATACATGTATCGAGAACTTTGATGATGCAGTGGGCAACTTGCAAGAGGCCAAGCCCTTGATACCGAAGCTAGACAGGCCTAACATCAGCACACTCCAAACCAAAGGTTCGACAGCTCTAACCGATGTGAGACTTGCAGCGAGGAATTTGGAGCAAGCGAACCAACTAAATTGAAGCAAGCTACTAATAAAGCATATACATTTATTCAGTTGCTCCTGATTATTGCTAATACTTTGTAATTAGCAAATAATTGGAATTATAATAATGTATGTGATAGTATAACCCACTTTTTTATTCTGTTTGATAGTATACTACAATGAATAAGTGGTTTTAATTTAATATGCAATATACACTATCGCTTGAGTAATGTTTACCTTTCTCACATGACTATTCTAATAGAGATAATACCAAAAGAATTTGATTTTGAACCGTATGATATTTTGTATAACCAACCTTTTATTCTATAAGaataaatggaaaaaattgATGCATGAGCGACATAATTTTTGCTCTGTTGAGTCAAGAGAAACATGAGCGCATATAATAAAGTACCtaacaaaaagaaaatgctagtgcaaaaaattaaataaaataggagcaCAAATTCTTAACGTGTTGCCACTGGATTCCAATTTTTTGTATAAACGAGTActaaaaatagtactaatattttgttattttttatacaGTTGTGTCCCTTGTTTCCACTTTCATGTATCGTTCTTAGTTGAGGTTGcaaaaaattgttttattctgtaagaaatttttttaaatacataCTTTACGTGATCATTATGCATTATCATTACTCTAGTTTAGTCCATGttactatcattttttttattttgcacataTATTTTCATTCTAATATCTAGAAAGTGTGTCTTTGCCATCATGTTTATGGGGGCTAATGTTGTGAGGATTCTTCTGCCTTTATAATTGCAATTTTAGTGACCTCTTATGCCTTTCCAATTGCAACTTTAGTGCTATCCACGGAGGATCAAATCTTAAGAAAAATAGCGTGCATAAATCAAGGAGGGAGTACTGAAATTAAAGGAAAAACAATTAAGTTAAAACAGTTTGCAGGTGTATCGCACAACTGCATGACACGTTCGTGCACCACTCACACTGTGAACGCAAAAGCGTGATAACACTAATTTTACATGTATTTAGATGTTCGAGTCCTGACTTggttttactattattatgcTATTTGAGCATATTTTTGTATATGTTTATATCAATGTCTATAAAATAGTTTTAATTGATTTATACCTTACTATTTGTAAACTTCTGTCAAAAATTCTATTTCAACGAAGAAAATCTATTCCAATCTTATCCTCTAGTATTTACTGAGTCTCAAGTAGCAATAACTATGATTGGAAATATCAAGTGGGTTAAATTGGGAcactatttttataataatatcaatCACTGtccgaaaaaaaaaactatattcTCATTTAGTTCGTCCACCCAAATTCtctataatattttagttctatttttaaatagcagtatttgaattaatttttcttcttataTTTCTTGTTTTACCCTTGTTGAAGAAACTCGTGCCATATATATAAGGACTACTTATATGGACAGTGGGAGAATCCTCTTTCAAATAATCACGAAATGACATATTTGTCTCATGCAAATTCAATATATGATTCCTACAACAATCTTTACTATAAAAATGATCAATCAATATCAAACAAGAAGAATGTTGATCTTATATtgttatttatgaaaatttcaaTGATTAATTTCTACGGTATTCTTtacctataaaatgatatatccATATACATCAAACAATGTaatgtctttttttttgttatgataTAAATTACAATAAATTATTTCTATAATAGTATTCTTGACTATAGAAGGATTTTCAGATAATTTGATATCAATCCACTATAAACATGATGGCAAACACACACTCTCTAGATATTAGAGTGAAaataaatgtgcaaaataaaataaaaatagtaacaTGGACTAAACGAGAACAATGATTATGCATAATGATCACATAAAGTATGTATTTAAacatttttcttaaaataaaataattttttgcaAACTCAATTAACAACGGCATATGCAAGTGGGAACATGTGATACAACTGTAcaataaaaacacaaaacattCTTATTTTCAGTACTCGTTTATATAAAGAATTGGAATACACTGACAACACATTAAGAATTTGTGCTCCTATTATTTTTGTACATGCATTTTCTTTCTGCTAGGTACTTAATTATTTGCGCTTATATTTTTTTCCTAGATAATAGGCCGTTTACGCGCTGTTACGTGCCACGTGGAAACACGGGGTTGGAAGTACGTTGTGACTCTAATTGAGGATGTGCCCTAGTGCCCCCCGTTATATTAATTATAtctttttgtaattattttcattattaaccaaaatatttatatttgataaGTTTCTTATGCAGGGTTTGACATTGGATGCAAATCCCATATCACcttatagtagtatttatttttattagaatATATTGTGAAAATAATGATAATAGTAAGATATTGAAAATTTGTAAAATTGGAAAGAGTACGTGCATTATGCTcgcaccattttcacaaaaagcATTCCTTTATTTGTGAATCATTCTGCCTAGCTATTTCCATTTTTCAGTGAAAAACTCAATAAATTTCCTTTGACGATCTCTACATTTATGCAATAGAttccctataaatatatttcaAGGTAAAGCGcaataatatttcatttcattaaGAAGGATCTCATTACCATATATCGAATATAGTACTAGCATTTatgtaaatttgaaatatacGCCATTTATTGTGTTGATTTTTCGATTATAAATAGACCCATTCAAATCAAATAATACACAAAAATCGAAACTCACGTACAAAAGAGCAATAGTAAAGAGCCAAAAAAAGATGTCTTATTCTACCATAATATTTTTGTCTCTTGCCTTGTTAAGCCAATGCCATGCTGATTTGATAGCTGATTTGTGCACCAAATACAACAATCCCTCCATATGCAACCAAGCACTGAGATCTGACCCTCGATCAAAGGGTGCTGATGCTCGAGGCTTGGCTAGGATCGCGCTTGACAATTCCTTGTCCGCCACACAAACCTCCATCAACGTAGCGAAGTCAGTGTCCAGCCCTAGCAACAAAGATAAAATCGATACATGTATCGAGAACTTTGATGATGCAGTGGGCAACTTGCAAGAGGCCAAGCCCTTGATACCGAAGCTAGACAGGCCTAACATCAGCACACTCCAAACCAAAGGTTCGACAGCTCTAACCGATGTGAGAACTTGCAGCGAGGAATTTGGAGCAAGCGAACCAACTAAATTGAAGCAAGCTACTAATAAAGCATATACATTTATTCAATTGCTCCTGATTATTGCTAATACTTTGTAATTAGCAAATAATTGGAATTATAATAATGTATGTGATAGTATAACCCACTTTTTTATTCTGTTTGATATTATACTACAATGAATAAGTGGTTTTAATTTAATATGCAATATACACTATCGCTTGAGTAATGTTTACCTTTCTCACATGACTATTCTAATAGAGATAATACCAAAAGAATTTGATTTTGAACCGTATGATATTTTGTATAACCAACCTTCTATTCTATAAGaataaatggaaaaaattgATGCATGAGCGACATAATTTTTGCTTTGTTGAGTCAAGATAAACATGAGCGCATATAATAAAGTAcctaacaaaaagaaaatactagtgcaaaaaattaaataaaataggagcaCAAATTCTTATCGTGTTGCCACTGGATTCCAATTTTTTGTATAAACGAGTActaaaaatagtactaatattttgttattttttatacaGTTGTGTCCCTTGTTTCCACTTTCATGTATCGTTCTTAGTTGAGGTTGcaaaaaattgttttattctgtaagaaatttttttaaatacataCTTTACGTGATCATTATGCATTATCATTACTCTAGTTTAGTCCATGttactatcattttttttattttgcacataTATTTTCATTCTAATATCTAGAAAGTGTGTCTTTGCCATCATGTTTATGGGGGCTAATGTTGTGAGGATTCTTCTGCCTTTATAATTGCAATTTTAGTGACCTCTTATGCCTTTCCAATTGCAACTTTAGTGCTATCCACGGAGGATCAAATCTTAAGAAAAATAGCGTGCATAAATCAAGGAGGGAGTACTGAAATTAAAGGAAAAACAATAAAGTTAAAACAGTTTGCAGGTGTATCGCACAACTGCATGACACGTTCGTGCACCACTCACACTGTGAACGCAAAAGCGTGATAACACTAATTTTACATGTATTTAGATGTTCGAGTCCTGACTTGGTTTTACTATTGTTATGCTATTTGAGCATATTTTTGTATATGTTTATATCAATGTCTATAAAAtagttttaattgaattatacCTTACTGTTTGTAAACTTCTATCAAAAATTCTATTTCAACGAAGAAAATCTATTCCAATCTTATCCTCTAGTATTTACTGAGTCTCAAGTAGCAATAACTATGATTGGAAATATCAAGTGGGTT is part of the Salvia splendens isolate huo1 chromosome 6, SspV2, whole genome shotgun sequence genome and encodes:
- the LOC121809022 gene encoding pectinesterase inhibitor-like, producing MSYSTIIFLSLALLSQCHADLIADLCTKYNNPSICNQALRSDPRSKGADARGLARIALDNSLSATQTSINVAKSVSSPSNKDKIDTCIENFDDAVGNLQEAKPLIPKLDRPNISTLQTKGSTALTDVRTCSEEFGASEPTKLKQATNKAYTFIQLLLIIANTL